One genomic window of Luteitalea pratensis includes the following:
- a CDS encoding glutaminyl-peptide cyclotransferase has protein sequence MWRTMPARFALLLLVGSSLAVACGASSSAPPEAQARPAASAPAGPLIERYGYEIVRSHPHDPAAFTQGLTIADGQLYEGTGLHGQSSLRRVDLITGAALQRIALDGRYFGEGVAVVGDRIVQLTYQTGVGFVYDRKTFAKQREFTYSGEGWGLTYDGQRLIMSDGSDTLRFWNPETMGEMGRLRVRDGDRAIERINEMEYVDGVIYANIWQEDRIARIDPKTGVVTAWIDMSNLLTATERSRGVDVLNGIAHDPKTGHFLITGKLWPWVFEVKFVKKS, from the coding sequence ATGTGGCGCACGATGCCTGCCCGGTTTGCCCTCCTTTTGCTCGTGGGGTCCTCGCTCGCCGTGGCGTGCGGAGCATCCTCGTCTGCTCCGCCCGAGGCACAGGCGCGACCCGCCGCGTCGGCGCCGGCCGGGCCCCTGATCGAGCGTTACGGCTACGAGATCGTGCGCAGTCACCCGCATGATCCGGCGGCGTTCACCCAGGGCCTGACGATCGCCGACGGTCAGCTGTACGAAGGGACCGGGCTGCACGGACAGTCCTCGTTGCGGCGCGTCGACCTGATCACCGGCGCCGCGCTGCAGCGGATCGCCCTCGACGGACGCTACTTCGGCGAGGGCGTCGCCGTCGTCGGCGACCGCATCGTCCAGCTCACGTACCAGACCGGCGTCGGGTTCGTGTACGACCGCAAGACGTTTGCAAAGCAGCGCGAATTCACGTACTCGGGTGAGGGCTGGGGGCTGACCTACGACGGGCAACGGCTGATCATGAGCGACGGCTCCGACACGTTGCGCTTCTGGAACCCGGAGACGATGGGGGAGATGGGCCGCCTGCGCGTGCGTGACGGCGACCGCGCCATCGAGCGCATCAACGAGATGGAGTACGTGGACGGGGTCATCTACGCCAACATCTGGCAGGAAGACCGGATCGCCCGCATCGACCCGAAGACGGGCGTCGTGACCGCCTGGATCGACATGTCGAACCTGCTCACGGCCACCGAGCGCTCGCGCGGCGTCGACGTCCTGAATGGCATCGCCCACGACCCGAAGACCGGCCACTTCCTGATCACGGGCAAGCTGTGGCCGTGGGTGTTCGAGGTGAAGTTCGTAAAGAAGAGCTGA
- a CDS encoding VWA domain-containing protein yields the protein MNTSAISRFRIALPVLIASLAVGSLAAQQDGFRFRSTTELINVTATVTDGTGRFASRLRKEDFLVREDGQRQQISHFSSERVPVSLGIVLDVSGSMAGEKFRAAQSALDRFLYDLLQPEDEVFILGFSDRSDMVSDWTTDRQQLANALRRLRPRGGTALYDAVAEAVPVAQTGRHKKKAVVVISDGNDTDSSTEAEALQSLIRETEVLVYAIGIDGSGSTGNYGGSGPGTWSGQPRVRLPFPFPVPGSRGGGGWNQPQPRQPGRHAGANDAVNVNVLRAITDDSGGRTEVIRYANDLEPATASIADELSQQYSIGYVPPRSKDGRWHQIEVEVPGGQYHVRARRGYLAQ from the coding sequence ATGAACACAAGCGCCATCTCCCGCTTTCGCATTGCGCTGCCGGTCCTGATCGCGTCCCTTGCCGTAGGGTCACTGGCCGCCCAGCAGGACGGCTTTCGGTTTCGCAGCACGACCGAGCTGATCAACGTCACCGCGACGGTGACCGACGGCACCGGTCGATTCGCGTCCCGCCTGCGCAAGGAGGACTTCCTCGTGCGCGAAGACGGCCAGCGACAACAGATCTCGCATTTCAGCAGCGAGCGCGTGCCCGTGAGTCTCGGCATCGTGCTCGATGTCAGCGGCAGCATGGCCGGCGAGAAGTTCCGTGCCGCGCAGTCGGCGCTCGATCGCTTCCTCTACGACCTGTTGCAGCCCGAGGACGAGGTCTTCATCCTCGGCTTCTCCGACCGCAGCGACATGGTGAGCGACTGGACCACGGACCGCCAGCAACTCGCCAACGCGCTCCGGCGGCTTCGGCCGCGGGGCGGCACGGCGCTGTACGACGCCGTCGCTGAGGCGGTCCCGGTGGCGCAGACCGGCCGGCACAAGAAGAAGGCGGTGGTGGTGATCTCCGATGGCAACGACACCGACAGCAGCACCGAGGCCGAGGCGCTGCAGTCCCTGATTCGCGAGACGGAAGTGCTCGTCTACGCGATCGGCATCGATGGCTCTGGGTCGACCGGCAATTACGGCGGGTCGGGCCCGGGCACGTGGTCCGGACAACCGCGGGTGCGGCTGCCGTTTCCGTTCCCGGTCCCCGGCAGCCGCGGTGGCGGGGGTTGGAATCAACCGCAGCCGCGCCAGCCGGGCCGCCATGCCGGAGCAAACGATGCGGTGAACGTGAACGTGCTGCGAGCCATCACGGACGACAGCGGCGGACGAACCGAGGTGATCCGGTATGCCAACGATCTCGAGCCGGCGACTGCGAGCATCGCCGACGAACTGTCGCAGCAGTACTCGATCGGCTATGTCCCGCCGCGGTCGAAAGACGGCCGCTGGCACCAGATCGAAGTCGAGGTGCCGGGTGGGCAATACCACGTGAGGGCGCGACGGGGGTACTTGGCACAATAG
- a CDS encoding SGNH/GDSL hydrolase family protein, translated as MNCTATDARAQTATCSFAVAVAIAPTLSVERLLSLGDSFTAGTTSRAVEREIPGNNYVQKLEFLLLERYPDQRITVTNAGVPGQFVDQIEDRYPGALRQSNAQVMMLEGGANDLNADGARAITDVVTRLERMTRDAQGRGVAVILTTLTPQRPGSTKGTSPQAVRDLNVRIRDLCRRYNTGCADLYAAFGNEQSPLIGSDGLHPTLAGYDLIAETYFEVIRRMFERTAAPAS; from the coding sequence GTGAACTGCACAGCGACCGACGCTCGCGCCCAGACGGCGACGTGTTCGTTCGCGGTGGCGGTGGCCATCGCCCCGACGCTGAGCGTGGAGCGACTCCTCTCGCTCGGCGACAGCTTCACGGCTGGTACCACGTCGCGTGCGGTCGAACGTGAAATCCCCGGCAACAACTACGTCCAGAAGCTGGAGTTCCTGCTGCTGGAGCGCTATCCGGACCAGCGCATCACCGTAACCAATGCCGGCGTGCCTGGCCAGTTCGTCGACCAGATCGAGGATCGCTACCCGGGCGCATTGCGACAGAGCAACGCGCAAGTGATGATGCTCGAGGGCGGCGCGAACGACCTGAATGCCGACGGGGCGCGGGCGATTACGGACGTGGTCACGCGCCTCGAACGCATGACCCGTGATGCGCAAGGGCGTGGCGTCGCGGTGATCCTGACGACCCTCACCCCGCAGCGTCCCGGCTCCACGAAGGGCACCTCACCGCAAGCCGTACGCGACCTCAACGTGCGTATCCGCGACCTGTGCCGTCGCTACAACACGGGGTGTGCGGACCTCTACGCCGCCTTTGGCAACGAGCAATCGCCTCTCATCGGCAGCGACGGTCTGCATCCGACGTTGGCTGGCTACGACCTGATCGCCGAGACATATTTCGAGGTCATCCGGCGGATGTTCGAGCGGACGGCGGCGCCCGCGTCGTGA
- the acs gene encoding acetate--CoA ligase produces the protein MSESSPPNIQALLDEQRTFPPSEQFTRTANVRDRAVYDEAAADPEAFWKAQAEQLEWIEPFHTVLEWNPPHAKWFVGGKLNAAVNCVDRHVRNGRRNKAAIVWEGEPGDRRTLTYFDLQREVNLAANVLKSLGVKRGDRVAMYMPLIPELAIAMLACARIGAIHSVVFGGFSAEALADRINDSQCTLLVTADGGYRRGSLLPLKQIADEALKHTPSIKNVLIVKRDSSDRFPVHVTEGRDHWYHRIVQDVQAWCEPESMDSEDMLYILYTSGTTGKPKGIVHTTGGYLTGTMATTRAVFDLKDDDVYWCTADIGWVTGHSYVVYGPLAAGATLLMYEGAPDWPERDRFWSLIERHGVTIFYTAPTAIRAFMRWGTELPQKHDLSSIRLLGSVGEPINPEAWMWYHEFIGGQRCPIVDTWWQTETGQIMITPLPGLTTTKPGSATHPFPGISVQIRNERGEPVTEGGGLLTISRPWPAMLRGIYGDPERYAATYWSKWKDNAYFAGDGARVDADGCIWLLGRVDDVLNVSGHRIGTMEVESALVDHPAVAEAAVVGRSHDIKGQSITAFVTLKDGQRPSTGLEHELRGHVVKKIGALARPEEIHFAADLPKTRSGKIMRRLLRDIAEGKAIGDTTTLADPNVVARLKSQYENQED, from the coding sequence ATGTCGGAGTCCTCTCCTCCCAACATCCAGGCGCTGCTCGACGAGCAACGCACTTTCCCTCCCTCCGAGCAGTTCACGCGCACGGCGAACGTTCGCGATCGCGCGGTCTACGACGAGGCCGCCGCAGACCCTGAAGCGTTCTGGAAGGCGCAGGCGGAGCAGCTCGAGTGGATCGAGCCGTTCCACACGGTGCTGGAATGGAACCCGCCGCACGCGAAGTGGTTCGTCGGCGGCAAGCTGAACGCGGCGGTCAACTGCGTCGACCGTCACGTACGCAACGGACGTCGCAACAAGGCCGCCATCGTCTGGGAGGGTGAGCCGGGCGATCGGCGCACGCTGACGTATTTCGACCTGCAGCGCGAGGTCAACCTCGCCGCCAACGTGCTGAAGTCACTGGGCGTCAAGCGCGGCGACCGCGTCGCGATGTACATGCCGCTCATCCCCGAGCTGGCGATCGCGATGCTGGCCTGTGCCCGCATTGGCGCCATCCATTCGGTCGTCTTCGGCGGCTTCAGTGCCGAGGCCCTCGCCGATCGGATCAACGACTCGCAATGCACCCTGCTGGTCACCGCCGATGGCGGCTACCGCCGCGGCTCCCTGCTGCCACTCAAGCAGATTGCCGACGAGGCGCTCAAGCACACGCCGTCGATCAAGAACGTGCTGATCGTGAAGCGCGACTCGTCGGATCGCTTCCCGGTGCATGTCACCGAGGGCCGCGACCACTGGTATCACCGCATCGTGCAGGACGTGCAGGCGTGGTGCGAACCCGAGTCGATGGACAGCGAGGACATGCTGTACATCCTCTACACGTCGGGCACGACCGGTAAGCCGAAGGGGATCGTCCACACGACGGGTGGGTACCTGACCGGCACGATGGCCACCACCAGAGCGGTCTTCGACCTCAAGGACGACGACGTGTACTGGTGCACGGCGGACATCGGCTGGGTGACGGGGCACAGCTACGTGGTGTATGGCCCGTTGGCAGCGGGCGCGACGCTGCTGATGTACGAGGGCGCGCCGGACTGGCCGGAACGCGATCGCTTCTGGAGCCTGATCGAACGCCACGGCGTCACGATCTTCTACACCGCGCCGACGGCCATCCGGGCGTTCATGCGCTGGGGCACCGAACTGCCGCAGAAGCACGATCTGAGCAGCATCCGTCTGCTCGGATCGGTGGGCGAGCCGATCAACCCCGAAGCGTGGATGTGGTATCACGAGTTCATCGGCGGCCAGCGCTGCCCGATCGTCGACACGTGGTGGCAGACCGAGACCGGCCAGATCATGATCACGCCGTTGCCCGGGCTCACGACCACCAAGCCTGGCTCGGCGACGCACCCGTTCCCGGGCATTTCCGTCCAGATTCGCAACGAGCGGGGTGAACCCGTCACCGAAGGCGGGGGCCTGCTCACGATCAGCAGGCCCTGGCCCGCGATGCTGCGTGGCATCTACGGCGACCCGGAGCGGTACGCGGCGACGTACTGGAGCAAGTGGAAGGACAACGCCTACTTTGCCGGCGACGGCGCCCGCGTGGATGCCGATGGCTGCATCTGGCTGCTCGGCCGCGTGGACGACGTGCTCAACGTCAGCGGCCATCGGATCGGCACGATGGAGGTCGAGAGCGCGCTGGTCGACCATCCCGCCGTCGCGGAAGCCGCGGTCGTTGGCCGCTCGCACGACATCAAGGGACAGTCGATCACCGCGTTTGTCACGCTCAAGGACGGCCAGCGGCCCTCCACGGGCCTCGAGCACGAACTTCGTGGTCACGTCGTCAAGAAGATCGGCGCCCTCGCCAGGCCCGAAGAGATCCATTTCGCGGCCGACCTGCCCAAGACCCGATCGGGCAAGATCATGCGCCGCCTGCTGCGCGACATCGCCGAAGGCAAGGCGATCGGCGACACGACCACCCTGGCCGACCCCAATGTCGTGGCCAGGCTGAAGTCGCAGTACGAAAATCAGGAAGACTGA
- a CDS encoding methyltransferase domain-containing protein yields the protein MSLSDVIASNALVRWLRGDPGRYELLTRMIGARLGDRLLSFGAGDPGLIAALARVTGLSGRAVAHAASADEAGRLEASAETAGVLVEVVESPVDRLPFEEGDFDLVLVDAVSAPFAALLPEIRRVLRPGGRVVLVVRQKEAGAPPPAAVQAATGVHFRGARVLFERDGFGIVEALKGQPTSA from the coding sequence GTGTCACTCTCCGACGTCATCGCCTCCAATGCCCTGGTGCGCTGGCTCCGCGGCGATCCCGGCCGTTACGAGCTGTTGACGCGCATGATCGGCGCCCGCCTGGGCGATCGGCTCCTCAGCTTTGGTGCCGGCGACCCAGGCCTGATCGCTGCCCTGGCGAGAGTGACGGGCCTCAGCGGGCGAGCCGTGGCTCATGCGGCGTCGGCCGACGAGGCGGGACGCCTCGAGGCCAGCGCTGAGACGGCAGGTGTGCTGGTGGAAGTGGTCGAGAGCCCCGTCGATCGCCTGCCGTTCGAGGAAGGCGACTTCGATCTGGTGCTCGTCGACGCAGTGTCGGCCCCGTTTGCGGCGCTCCTGCCGGAGATCCGGCGAGTGCTGCGGCCGGGCGGCCGGGTGGTGCTGGTCGTGCGGCAGAAGGAGGCAGGTGCTCCCCCACCCGCCGCCGTGCAGGCCGCCACGGGCGTGCACTTCCGGGGTGCGCGCGTCCTCTTCGAGCGCGACGGCTTCGGCATCGTCGAAGCCCTGAAGGGCCAGCCCACCTCGGCCTGA
- a CDS encoding DUF5518 domain-containing protein — protein sequence MRASKLQPALLGGVVIGTLSALPVISMGNCVCCLWVILGGVLATYLLQQAQPTPVEGIDGAITGLLAGLVGAVVGSLVSIPIQMVMGSMQGDLLRRILDQGGGDMPAEMRDALQSLARGGVGGALMLLGFVMSLLVNAIFGAIGGLLGTVMFKPALPPTPPPVPGFADSSRPHAPE from the coding sequence ATGCGCGCATCGAAGCTGCAGCCGGCGCTGCTCGGCGGGGTGGTGATCGGGACGCTGTCGGCACTGCCCGTGATCTCAATGGGGAACTGCGTGTGCTGTTTGTGGGTGATTCTGGGCGGGGTCTTGGCCACGTACCTGCTCCAGCAAGCGCAGCCGACACCCGTCGAGGGCATTGATGGCGCCATCACCGGGCTGCTTGCCGGGCTCGTGGGCGCTGTCGTCGGATCCCTCGTATCGATCCCCATCCAGATGGTCATGGGGTCGATGCAGGGGGACCTGCTGCGACGCATCCTCGACCAGGGCGGCGGCGACATGCCTGCCGAGATGCGCGACGCGCTGCAGTCGCTCGCGCGCGGCGGCGTGGGCGGTGCCCTGATGCTGCTCGGCTTCGTGATGAGCCTGCTGGTGAATGCAATCTTCGGCGCCATCGGCGGGCTGCTGGGCACCGTCATGTTCAAGCCGGCACTGCCACCGACTCCGCCGCCCGTGCCCGGCTTTGCCGACAGCAGCCGGCCGCACGCGCCCGAGTAG
- a CDS encoding ABC transporter ATP-binding protein: MPLLSVRHLSTGFPIGNRWVPAVQDVSFDIARGETLALVGESGSGKSLTAYSLLRLVPPPGRILEGEIHIEGRNLMDLPEAEMERVRGAKISLIFQEPMSALNPVLTIGSQLVEAMTVHGLGGADPKAAAIDLLATVRMDDPARRFGEYPHQLSGGLRQRALIALALCCRPSLIVADEPTTALDVTIQAEILNLLRQLKHDFGLSLLLITHDLGVVAHTADRVAVMYAGRIVEEAPVRALFKMPAHPYTQALLRAMPGSTHSARRLEPIEGQVPSLQRMPPGCAFGPRCAWHHDACDVEPLPMYPVSDTHGSRCVLVKEAHRLASGSAAKLPAE, encoded by the coding sequence ATGCCTCTGCTTTCCGTGCGCCATCTCTCGACCGGTTTTCCCATCGGCAACCGCTGGGTGCCGGCCGTTCAGGACGTGAGTTTCGACATCGCCAGGGGCGAAACCCTGGCCCTCGTGGGCGAGTCAGGCAGCGGCAAGTCGCTGACCGCCTATTCGCTGCTGAGGCTCGTGCCGCCGCCCGGCCGCATCCTCGAGGGAGAAATCCACATCGAGGGCCGCAACCTCATGGACCTCCCCGAAGCGGAGATGGAGCGAGTGCGCGGCGCCAAGATTTCGCTGATCTTCCAGGAGCCGATGAGCGCGCTCAACCCGGTGCTCACGATCGGCAGTCAGCTCGTCGAGGCGATGACGGTGCACGGGCTCGGTGGCGCCGACCCGAAGGCCGCCGCCATCGACCTGCTCGCCACGGTGCGGATGGACGACCCGGCGCGCCGTTTCGGCGAGTACCCGCACCAGCTGTCGGGGGGCCTCCGCCAACGTGCCCTGATCGCGCTCGCGCTCTGCTGCCGGCCGTCGCTGATCGTCGCCGACGAACCGACGACGGCGCTCGATGTGACGATCCAGGCCGAGATCCTCAACCTGCTGCGACAGCTGAAACACGACTTCGGGCTGTCCCTGCTGCTCATCACCCACGACCTCGGCGTCGTCGCGCACACCGCCGACCGCGTCGCCGTGATGTATGCCGGCCGCATCGTGGAGGAGGCGCCGGTACGGGCCCTCTTCAAGATGCCGGCGCACCCCTATACGCAGGCGTTGCTGCGCGCGATGCCGGGATCCACCCATAGTGCGCGGCGACTCGAGCCCATCGAGGGCCAGGTGCCGTCGCTGCAGCGGATGCCGCCCGGGTGCGCGTTCGGCCCCCGGTGCGCGTGGCACCACGACGCCTGCGACGTCGAACCGCTGCCGATGTATCCCGTGTCCGACACCCACGGGTCACGCTGCGTGCTGGTGAAAGAGGCGCACCGGCTCGCCTCCGGATCCGCCGCGAAGCTGCCCGCCGAGTGA
- a CDS encoding energy transducer TonB — translation MPLPPRTLPDVFTARDIARASGARADVVSDLIASGDIRSIDGEFVPYVDAVDAARRLRAGPFAAHSSAPAITATPGSLFSRARGAERSPGLPAAASAAVHGMVLGGLLLATLVPLGSSAANTVDPVPSEKLRMVYLNLPGPGGGGGGGGLRMKRPASQAKRTGTSALKSPIPERQPPPEAPAPKIQEPPPTPPDPEPLPPVEAPIAARSNDPVTQPGVLEQRPAAPPSRGPGDGGGAGTGKGTGLGEGTGSGVGEGEGGGEGGGPFRPGSGIQPPRLLNEVKPDYTEDARRRGLEGEVVLEIVVRHDGRVGDVRVLKGLGAGLDQQAIQAVRRWTFAAATRKGRPVDVIVEVAVEFTLR, via the coding sequence ATGCCATTGCCTCCGCGCACGCTGCCCGACGTCTTCACCGCCCGCGACATCGCCCGCGCCTCGGGGGCGCGCGCCGACGTCGTCTCGGATCTCATCGCATCGGGCGATATCCGTAGCATCGATGGCGAGTTCGTGCCCTACGTGGACGCCGTGGACGCCGCGCGACGCCTGAGGGCAGGGCCCTTCGCGGCCCACTCCTCTGCACCCGCGATCACGGCAACACCGGGCTCGTTGTTCTCCCGCGCACGAGGAGCCGAGCGTTCACCCGGGCTGCCTGCCGCGGCCTCTGCCGCCGTGCACGGCATGGTCCTGGGTGGCCTGCTGCTGGCAACGCTCGTCCCCCTCGGCTCGTCGGCAGCCAATACCGTCGACCCGGTGCCATCCGAGAAGTTGCGGATGGTTTATCTCAACCTGCCCGGCCCTGGTGGTGGAGGTGGAGGCGGCGGGCTACGCATGAAACGCCCCGCCTCTCAGGCGAAGCGGACGGGGACATCAGCTCTGAAGAGCCCGATTCCCGAACGTCAGCCGCCGCCAGAAGCCCCGGCGCCGAAGATCCAGGAACCACCGCCGACGCCGCCGGATCCCGAGCCATTGCCGCCGGTGGAAGCGCCGATCGCCGCCCGCAGCAATGATCCGGTCACGCAGCCAGGCGTGCTCGAGCAGCGGCCTGCGGCACCGCCCAGCCGCGGCCCCGGTGACGGCGGAGGTGCGGGAACCGGCAAGGGCACCGGGCTCGGCGAAGGAACCGGCTCTGGTGTCGGCGAGGGCGAGGGTGGCGGTGAGGGCGGCGGGCCGTTCCGTCCTGGCAGCGGCATCCAGCCACCGCGCCTGTTGAACGAGGTCAAGCCGGACTACACCGAAGACGCCCGTCGTCGAGGGCTCGAGGGCGAAGTGGTGCTCGAAATCGTGGTGCGCCACGACGGCCGCGTCGGCGACGTGCGGGTGCTGAAGGGGCTCGGCGCGGGTCTCGATCAGCAGGCCATACAGGCGGTGCGTCGCTGGACGTTCGCCGCCGCGACACGCAAGGGACGCCCGGTCGATGTGATCGTCGAAGTCGCCGTTGAATTCACGTTGCGCTGA
- a CDS encoding ZIP family metal transporter produces the protein MSVSPFVLAMALSAAGSFLGVLVASGIYLFGDEARERLVSWLVSYAVGTLLGLSLLHLVPKALETLPSERALGALLLGILTFFILEKLVLWRHCHDTHECEVHNSAASLVIVGDAFHTFVDGAIIAAATLTSPWLGVTTALAAAAHEIPQELGDAAILLKAGYGRVQALALNLLSGLGGLVGALFVYLALNQLPTVLPYVIAFAAGSFLYVAMSDLIPSLHQGHVDVNPVAQVLLISAGLFTLLML, from the coding sequence GTGTCCGTGTCTCCCTTCGTCCTCGCGATGGCGCTCAGTGCCGCCGGCAGCTTCCTCGGCGTGCTGGTGGCGTCGGGGATCTACCTGTTCGGGGACGAGGCGCGCGAGCGGTTGGTCTCCTGGTTGGTGAGCTACGCAGTGGGCACGCTGCTGGGGCTGTCGCTGCTCCACCTGGTGCCAAAGGCGCTCGAGACGCTGCCGTCCGAACGCGCGCTTGGCGCATTGCTGCTCGGCATCCTGACCTTCTTCATCCTCGAAAAGCTGGTGCTCTGGCGGCACTGTCACGACACGCATGAGTGCGAGGTGCACAACAGCGCCGCCAGCCTCGTGATCGTCGGCGACGCATTCCACACGTTCGTCGACGGCGCCATCATCGCCGCCGCCACGCTGACCTCGCCCTGGCTCGGCGTGACCACGGCCCTCGCCGCCGCCGCCCACGAGATTCCGCAGGAACTCGGCGACGCCGCCATCCTGCTCAAGGCGGGCTACGGACGCGTGCAGGCGCTCGCCCTGAATCTCCTGTCCGGACTAGGGGGCCTGGTCGGTGCCTTGTTCGTGTATCTGGCGCTGAACCAGTTGCCGACCGTGCTGCCGTACGTGATCGCCTTTGCCGCAGGCAGCTTCCTCTACGTGGCGATGTCGGATCTGATCCCCAGCCTGCACCAGGGCCACGTCGATGTGAACCCGGTCGCGCAGGTACTCCTCATCAGCGCCGGGCTCTTCACGCTGCTGATGCTCTGA
- a CDS encoding ABC transporter ATP-binding protein: protein MPLLEVRRLGKRYEQRALWRPPRVTHAVRDVSFTIEEGETFGLVGESGSGKTTTGRCVLRLIEPTVGEVRFKGEDVLSLDRKALRHRRRQMQMVFQDPYASLNPRHRVSTILEEPLDIHTVGTPTWRHARATELLELVGLDRDAMTRYPHEFSGGQRQRIGIARALALEPSFIVADEPVSALDVSVQAQIVNLLAQLQQQLSLTYLFISHDLRLVRHICTRVAVMYRGRIVELAPVASLFEAPRHPYTRALLSAVPVPDPDVLPQRIEFDPATVDPDAPLLEISPGHFAR, encoded by the coding sequence ATGCCCCTGCTCGAAGTCCGGCGGTTGGGCAAGCGGTACGAGCAGCGCGCGCTGTGGCGGCCGCCGCGCGTGACCCACGCCGTGCGCGACGTCAGCTTCACGATCGAGGAGGGCGAGACCTTCGGCCTCGTTGGGGAGTCCGGCTCGGGCAAGACCACGACCGGGCGCTGCGTCCTCCGCCTGATCGAGCCCACCGTCGGCGAAGTGCGGTTCAAGGGCGAGGACGTGCTGTCGCTGGATCGCAAGGCGCTGCGCCACCGGCGGCGGCAGATGCAGATGGTCTTCCAGGATCCGTACGCGTCGCTGAATCCGCGGCACCGCGTCTCGACGATCCTCGAGGAACCGCTGGACATCCACACGGTGGGCACGCCGACATGGCGCCACGCCCGTGCCACCGAGTTGCTCGAACTGGTCGGCCTCGACCGCGATGCCATGACGCGCTATCCGCACGAGTTCAGCGGCGGCCAGCGGCAGCGCATCGGCATCGCCCGGGCGCTCGCGCTCGAGCCCTCGTTCATCGTCGCCGATGAGCCGGTGTCTGCACTCGACGTCTCGGTACAGGCGCAGATCGTCAACCTGCTCGCCCAGTTGCAGCAGCAACTGTCGCTGACCTACCTGTTCATCTCGCACGACCTCCGGCTGGTGCGCCACATCTGCACGCGCGTGGCCGTGATGTATCGAGGCCGGATCGTCGAACTCGCGCCCGTGGCATCGCTTTTCGAGGCGCCACGGCACCCCTACACGCGTGCGCTCCTGTCAGCGGTACCGGTGCCCGATCCCGACGTGCTCCCGCAGCGGATCGAATTCGATCCCGCGACAGTCGATCCCGACGCGCCGCTGCTTGAAATCTCGCCGGGACATTTTGCTCGGTAA
- a CDS encoding ABC transporter ATP-binding protein, whose amino-acid sequence MPLIETRDLWKTYVMGSEEIHALRGVSMEIQRGEYVAIMGPSGSGKSTLMNLIGCLDTPSKGTYLLNNKEVSSMDDDELARIRNEEIGFVFQTFNLLPRASALHNVELPLVYAGVSSHDRAERAKAALIKVELEQRMGHKPNELSGGQRQRVAIARALVNNPSILLADEPTGNLDSKTGVEIMTLFERLHQAGNTIVLVTHEPDVAAHAHRVIHIRDGQVEKDVTRAA is encoded by the coding sequence ATGCCCTTGATCGAGACCCGGGATCTCTGGAAAACGTATGTGATGGGTTCGGAGGAGATCCACGCCTTGCGTGGTGTCTCCATGGAAATCCAGCGAGGTGAATACGTCGCGATCATGGGGCCCTCAGGATCGGGCAAGTCCACGCTGATGAACCTCATCGGTTGTCTGGACACGCCGAGCAAGGGGACCTACCTCCTGAACAACAAGGAGGTCAGCAGCATGGACGACGATGAGTTGGCGCGCATCCGGAACGAAGAAATCGGCTTCGTGTTCCAGACGTTCAACCTGCTGCCGCGCGCGTCGGCGCTGCACAACGTGGAACTGCCGCTCGTCTACGCCGGGGTGAGCAGCCACGACCGGGCCGAGCGGGCCAAGGCCGCGCTCATAAAGGTCGAACTCGAACAACGTATGGGGCACAAGCCCAACGAGTTGTCCGGCGGCCAGCGCCAGCGTGTCGCGATTGCCCGGGCCCTCGTCAACAACCCCTCGATCCTGCTCGCGGACGAACCGACGGGGAACCTCGACTCGAAGACCGGCGTCGAAATCATGACGCTCTTCGAGCGCCTCCATCAGGCCGGCAACACCATCGTCCTGGTCACGCACGAGCCCGACGTGGCCGCGCACGCGCACCGCGTCATCCACATCCGGGACGGGCAGGTCGAGAAGGACGTCACCCGCGCCGCGTAG